From a single Miscanthus floridulus cultivar M001 chromosome 8, ASM1932011v1, whole genome shotgun sequence genomic region:
- the LOC136478156 gene encoding galactoside 2-alpha-L-fucosyltransferase-like, with protein sequence MDIKERIRRSPPPMPTPHAVGEAASAPGHPHGRKGRVAVLPLSIAALVACGVMLLLLAGGSAARRGCQFSGADRTTLSSGGDDRGGLDQAGPRDGEHGTMLSSKVQRDRLIGGLLAPGFDKHSCISRYRSALYRKESPHLISTYLLERLREHEVLQKKCGPNTESYKKAIEQLKSGQDIMAGDCNYLVWVSYSGLGNRILTIASAFLYAILTNRVLLVDGDKGTADLFCEPFPETSWLLPPDFPIVQFKNFSIGSPESYGNMVKAEAIHSDGSFKGPKPAFLYLHLAHDYDDYDKLFFCEHSQQHLQKIPWLILRSDNYFVPSLFLIPSYQEELTRLFPQKDVVFHHLGRYLFHPTNVVWGLITRYYDSYLARADEKLGIQIRVFDTETGPFQHVLDQVLDCTLKEKLLPEINAQQPIISTGNIRSKVVLITSLNSGYYERIRNMYWEHPTENGEIISFHQPSHEEHQDSDKKMHNMKAWAEIYLLSLSDVMVTSAWSTFGYVAQGLSGSKTWLMFKPENRTVPNPPCRQVMSIEPCFHAPPFYDCKTRRGTDTGKLVPHVRHCEDMSWGLKLVDTGEL encoded by the exons ATGGACATCAAGGAGCGGATccgccgctcgccgccgccgaTGCCGACGCCGCATGCGGTAGGGGAGGCGGCGTCCGCGCCCGGGCACCCGCACGGGAGGAAGGGCCGGGTCGCGGTGCTGCCCCTGTCGATCGCGGCGCTCGTGGCGTGCGGGGTCATGTTGCTGCTGCTCGCGGGCGGCTCCGCGGCGAGGAGGGGCTGCCAATTCTCCGGCGCGGATCGTACCACTCTCTCCAGCGGCGGCGACGACCGTGGCGGCCTTGACCAGGCCGGACCGCGCGATG GGGAGCATGGAACTATGTTGTCTTCCAAAGTTCAAAGGGACAGACTAATTGGTGGCTTGTTAGCTCCTGGTTTTGATAAACATTCATGTATAAGTAGATATCGATCAGCATTGTATCGTAAAGAATCGCCCCATTTAATATCAACATACCTTCTGGAAAGATTGAGAGAACATGAGGTTCTCCAGAAGAAATGTGGCCCGAATACAGAGTCATACAAGAAAGCTATTGAGCAACTAAAATCTGGTCAAGATATTATGGCTGGAGATTGCAACTATTTGGTATGGGTATCTTATAGTGGTCTTGGGAACAGGATCTTGACTATTGCCTCAGCATTTCTCTATGCCATCCTTACAAACAGAGTTTTACTTGTAGATGGAGATAAAGGCACTGCAGATCTTTTCTGTGAACCGTTCCCTGAAACTTCATGGTTACTACCGCCGGATTTCCCTATTGTTCAATTTAAGAACTTCAGTATTGGCTCCCCTGAGAGTTACGGAAACATGGTGAAAGCTGAAGCTATTCACTCTGATGGTTCTTTTAAGGGTCCTAAACCTGCCTTTCTATATCTTCACCTGGCTCATGACTATGATGATTATGATAAGCTTTTTTTCTGTGAACATAGTCAGCAACATCTTCAGAAGATCCCATGGCTGATCTTAAGATCCGATAATTACTTTGTACCTTCACTTTTTCTGATCCCATCATACCAAGAGGAACTCACGAGGCTGTTTCCTCAGAAAGATGTTGTTTTCCATCACTTGGGACGTTACTTGTTCCACCCTACCAATGTTGTCTGGGGCTTGATTACAAGGTACTATGATTCTTATCTTGCCAGAGCTGATGAGAAGTTAGGTATCCAGATTAGAGTCTTCGATACTGAAACCGGTCCATTTCAGCATGTCTTGGATCAGGTCCTTGATTGCACACTGAAGGAAAAATTACTACCAGAGATTAATGCACAACAGCCAATTATCTCGACAGGGAACATCAGGTCCAAAGTTGTTCTGATTACTTCTTTGAACTCAGGATACTATGAAAGAATCAGGAACATGTATTGGGAACATCCAACTGAGAATGGTGAGATAATTAGCTTCCATCAGCCAAGTCACGAGGAGCATCAGGATTCAGACAAGAAAATGCATAACATGAAAGCATGGGCAGAGATTTATTTGTTGAGCTTATCTGATGTTATGGTAACAAGTGCATGGTCAACTTTTGGGTATGTAGCTCAGGGTCTGAGTGGTTCGAAGACGTGGCTAATGTTCAAGCCGGAAAACCGCACCGTGCCTAATCCACCTTGCCGTCAAGTTATGTCTATAGAGCCGTGCTTTCATGCTCCACCTTTCTATGATTGCAAAACTAGGAGGGGAACTGATACAGGAAAGCTTGTTCCACATGTAAGACACTGTGAAGACATGAGCTGGGGCCTCAAGCTAGTTGATACGGGTGAGCTGTAG
- the LOC136478157 gene encoding photosystem I chlorophyll a/b-binding protein 5, chloroplastic-like — protein sequence MASTVTAANSHGSVLRTRTAPSCRQLAGWSSRRTLAMPAHHARSPRARVVAVRAAGTQRPTWLPGLDPPPHLDGTLPGDFGFDPLGLGEDPASLKWYVQAELVHCRFAMAGVAGILFTDLLRVSGNNDLPVWFEAGAVKFDFANTTALFFVQLLLMGFAETKRYMDFKNPGSQAEEGTFIGLEAALAGQQPGYPGGPLFNPLGLVKDIENAHEEKLKEIKNGRLAMVAMLGFMVQASVTHAGPIDNLLTHLSDPFNKNIIHAFSSS from the exons ATGGCGTCCACTGTAACAGCCGCCAATAGCCATGGAAGCGTCCTGCGTACCCGTACCGCCCCCTCCTGCAGGCAGCTCGCAGGTTGGAGCAGCAGACGCACGCTTGCCATGCCTGCACACCACGCGCGGTCACCCAGAGCTCGAGTTGTCGCCGTCCGAGCCGCCGGCACCCAGCGGCCGACCTGGTTGCCCGGACTGGACCCGCCTCCTCACCTCGACGGCAC ACTACCAGGTGATTTCGGCTTCGATCCCCTGGGCCTCGGCGAGGATCCGGCAAGCTTGAAGTGGTACGTTCAGGCCGAGCTCGTGCACTGCCGCTTCGCTATGGCAGGGGTCGCCGGCATCCTTTTCACTGAC TTGCTCCGTGTATCAGGGAACAACGACCTCCCCGTGTGGTTTGAAGCAGGTGCGGTGAAATTCGACTTCGCAAACACCACGGCGCTCTTCTTCGTTCAGCTTCTCTTGATGGG ATTCGCTGAAACCAAGAGGTACATGGACTTCAAAAATCCAGGATCACAAGCAGAGGAAGGAACATTCATAGGGTTAGAGGCTGCACTTGCAGGTCAACAGCCAGG CTACCCTGGGGGTCCACTGTTCAATCCACTAGGACTTGTAAAGGATATAGAGAATGCTCATGAAGAGAAGCTGAAAGAAATCAAGAATG GGAGGTTGGCAATGGTAGCCATGCTTGGTTTCATGGTGCAAGCATCAGTAACTCATGCCGGCCCTATCGACAATCTTTTGACACACCTTTCGGACCCGTTCAACAAAAATATCATCCACGCATTCTCCTCTTCCTAA